From Candidatus Sphingomonas colombiensis, one genomic window encodes:
- a CDS encoding DUF2793 domain-containing protein has translation MSDDRSPRFALPLLQPGQAQKETDHNEALALLEIATQAGVKSVAVNVPPPDPVPGECWILGTAPTGDWTGHAGAIAGWTAGGWRFVAPLPGMVVWSIADGVPVRYLASGWRLGEIHATRLMVDGVQIVGARRGAIADPAGGANVDNEARDTLRGVLAALREHGLIA, from the coding sequence ATGAGCGACGATCGATCGCCACGTTTCGCGCTGCCGCTATTGCAGCCGGGGCAGGCGCAGAAGGAAACCGATCACAATGAGGCGCTGGCGCTATTGGAGATCGCAACGCAGGCCGGGGTGAAAAGCGTGGCGGTGAATGTTCCGCCCCCGGACCCGGTACCGGGAGAGTGCTGGATACTCGGCACCGCCCCGACCGGCGATTGGACCGGGCACGCCGGCGCGATCGCCGGATGGACGGCGGGGGGCTGGCGTTTCGTCGCTCCGCTGCCCGGCATGGTGGTATGGAGCATCGCTGACGGTGTGCCGGTCCGTTATCTGGCGAGCGGCTGGCGGCTGGGCGAAATTCACGCGACGCGCTTGATGGTCGACGGCGTGCAGATCGTCGGCGCGCGGCGTGGTGCGATTGCCGATCCGGCGGGTGGCGCGAACGTCGACAATGAGGCGCGCGACACGCTCCGCGGCGTGCTCGCGGCTTTGCGTGAGCATGGCTTAATCGCATGA